One region of Malania oleifera isolate guangnan ecotype guangnan chromosome 6, ASM2987363v1, whole genome shotgun sequence genomic DNA includes:
- the LOC131157130 gene encoding kinase-interacting family protein: MEEKAASPISHQSLPLYSGCSKTSWLLSTLADLEEKMKEVAFTNSEEDENGDTFAQRAESYYHKRPQLLALLHHLYNAHLNLAHRYCATRHCRTLSFPHISTVTTSDGSSSSGNEEDSDAESSLSYQQPQPTANQDCDAVVAELVIKWVDCEILEQELGAAERRWGESWRKTEVQRSLVEVLEAEREILAKENGRLGRRVRALEEENRRLGAETGWTRRKAAEVYAKCVVGMGEEHRMWVLGRKIEDLQGQIDGLERRNQEYYEMLQSSHWKKEKGSGGGGGGKKGRRWWGRLKSMDLFQCMPHT, encoded by the coding sequence ATCTGGAAGAGAAGATGAAGGAAGTGGCGTTTACAAACTCGGAAGAAGATGAAAATGGCGACACCTTCGCCCAACGCGCCGAATCCTACTACCACAAACGTCCTCAGCTTCTCGCGCTTCTCCACCATCTCTACAACGCCCACCTCAACCTCGCCCACCGCTACTGCGCCACCCGCCACTGCCGCACCCTCTCCTTCCCTCACATCTCCACCGTCACCACTTCGGACGGATCATCTTCTTCTGGGAACGAAGAAGATTCCGACGCGGAGAGCTCCCTGTCGTACCAGCAGCCGCAGCCGACCGCCAACCAGGACTGTGACGCGGTAGTGGCGGAGCTAGTGATAAAGTGGGTGGACTGCGAGATACTAGAGCAGGAGCTGGGGGCAGCGGAGCGGCGGTGGGGGGAGTCGTGGCGGAAGACGGAAGTGCAGAGGAGCCTGGTGGAGGTGTTGGAGGCGGAGAGGGAGATACTGGCGAAGGAGAACGGGAGGCTGGGGAGGAGGGTGAGGGCGCTGGAGGAGGAGAATAGGAGGTTAGGGGCGGAGACGGGATGGACGCGGCGGAAGGCGGCGGAGGTGTACGCAAAGTGTGTGGTGGGAATGGGGGAGGAGCACAGGATGTGGGTGTTGGGGCGGAAGATAGAGGATCTGCAGGGCCAGATAGATGGGTTGGAGCGGAGGAACCAGGAGTACTACGAGATGCTGCAGAGCAGCCACTGGAAGAAGGAGAAAGGGagtggcggcggcggcggcgggaAGAAGGGGCGGAGGTGGTGGGGGAGGTTGAAGAGCATGGACTTGTTTCAGTGCATGCCCCACACTTGA